The Hevea brasiliensis isolate MT/VB/25A 57/8 chromosome 1, ASM3005281v1, whole genome shotgun sequence genome has a window encoding:
- the LOC131183310 gene encoding probable CCR4-associated factor 1 homolog 11 has protein sequence MAGKQVVVRQVWASNLKSEFFHIQKVIRQYPFVSMDTEFPGTIFQSTLNKHLLCYAPDYTYYLMKLNVDMLKIIQLGLTFSDLEGNLPTLGTEYCYCWQFNFRDFDLQSDPHNVESIRLLEKQGTNFKMHREKGIDSRDFAKLVLSSGLIFNYSFTWITFHGAYDLAFFIKILTQQELPRDLQSFMGLMKFYLGVAVYDIKYITSVHGLHGGLERVSKLLGVNRIAGNSHQAGPDSLLTLQTLIEFKNIHRKKLNENFSGFEGMLSGLCGGERLLYKPDFMDPFNWQRKNVMCST, from the coding sequence ATGGCAGGGAAACAAGTAGTTGTTCGCCAAGTTTGGGCAAGCAACCTAAAGTCCGAGTTTTTCCATATCCAGAAAGTAATTCGTCAATACCCTTTTGTTTCTATGGACACTGAATTCCCTGGCACCATCTTCCAGTCAACTCTCAACAAGCATCTTCTCTGCTATGCTCCAGATTATACCTACTATCTCATGAAGCTCAATGTTGATATGCTTAAAATTATACAGCTTGGTCTCACCTTTTCAGATTTAGAAGGAAATCTTCCCACTCTTGGAACTGAATACTGCTACTGTTGGCAGTTCAACTTTAGGGATTTCGATCTTCAGAGTGATCCCCATAATGTTGAGTCCATTCGCTTACTTGAAAAACAAGGAACTAATTTCAAGATGCATAGAGAAAAgggtattgattctagggattttGCCAAGTTGGTTCTTAGTTCTGGCCTTATTTTCAACTATTCCTTCACTTGGATTACTTTCCATGGTGCTTATGATTTGGCTTTCTTCATTAAGATTTTAACACAACAAGAGTTGCCCCGTGATCTTCAATCTTTTATGGGGCTAATGAAGTTCTACTTGGGAGTTGCAGTTTATGACATTAAATATATAACTTCTGTTCATGGCTTGCACGGTGGATTGGAAAGGGTATCTAAGTTACTGGGTGTTAACCGAATTGCTGGAAATAGTCACCAAGCTGGACCTGACAGCTTGTTAACTCTACAAACTCTTATTGAATTCAAGAACATTCATCGCAAAAAATTGAATGAGAATTTCAGTGGCTTTGAGGGAATGTTATCTGGACTCTGTGGTGGAGAACGGCTGCTCTACAAACCTGACTTCATGGATCCTTTCAATTGGCAGAGAAAGAATGTCATGTGCAGTACCTGA
- the LOC131183311 gene encoding probable CCR4-associated factor 1 homolog 11 encodes MVGKQVVVRQVWASNLKSEFFHIQKVIRQYTFVSMDTEFPGTIFQSTLNKHFLCYAPDYTYYLMKLNFNFRDFDLQSDPHNAESIYLLEKQGTNLKMHREKGIDSRDFAKLALSSGLVFNYSFTWITFFFVLMIWLSSLRF; translated from the exons ATGGTAGGGAAACAAGTAGTTGTCCGTCAAGTTTGGGCAAGCAACCTAAAATCTGAGTTTTTCCATATCCAGAAAGTAATTCGTCAATACACTTTTGTTTCTATGGACACTGAATTCCCTGGCACCATCTTCCAGTCAACTCTCAACAAGCATTTTCTCTGCTATGCTCCAGATTATACCTACTATCTCATGAAGCTCAAT TTCAACTTTAGGGATTTCGATCTGCAGAGTGATCCCCATAATGCTGAGTCCATTTACTTACTTGAAAAACAAGGAACTAATTTAAAGATGCATAGAGAAAAgggtattgattctagggattttGCCAAGTTGGCTCTTAGTTCTGGCCTTGTTTTCAACTATTCCTTCACTTGGATTACATTTTTCTTCGTGCTTATGATTTGGCTTTCGTCATTAAGATTTTAA